One Halobacteriovorax sp. GB3 genomic window carries:
- the pth gene encoding aminoacyl-tRNA hydrolase, giving the protein MTKLIVGLGNPGSEYELTRHNIGWDVMEKLSFRDRIFWKDKFKGLYAKLDIDGEDVYFLKPQTYMNLSGESVQPLMHFFKVELQDILVVHDELDLPYGTIAFKDGGGLAGHNGLKSIAACLGNQAFKRLRMGIGRPPRGSVSNWVLSTYSDDQKIVLDQYLEESAKAIELFIKDDFVKAQRKYNRKKIVE; this is encoded by the coding sequence ATGACAAAGTTAATCGTTGGATTAGGTAATCCAGGTAGTGAGTATGAGCTTACGAGACATAATATCGGTTGGGATGTTATGGAGAAACTTAGCTTTAGAGATAGAATCTTTTGGAAAGATAAGTTTAAAGGGCTCTATGCAAAATTAGATATTGATGGGGAAGATGTTTACTTTCTAAAGCCTCAAACATATATGAACTTGAGTGGTGAAAGTGTTCAACCTTTAATGCACTTTTTTAAAGTAGAACTTCAAGATATTTTGGTAGTTCACGATGAATTAGATTTACCTTATGGAACAATAGCATTTAAAGATGGTGGTGGTCTTGCTGGTCACAATGGTCTAAAATCAATTGCTGCTTGCTTAGGTAATCAAGCCTTTAAAAGGTTGAGAATGGGTATAGGTCGCCCACCGAGGGGTTCAGTAAGTAACTGGGTACTTTCGACATATTCAGATGATCAAAAAATAGTATTAGATCAATATTTAGAAGAGTCAGCAAAGGCAATCGAGTTATTTATAAAAGATGACTTTGTTAAGGCACAGAGAAAATATAATAGAAAGAAAATAGTAGAATAG
- a CDS encoding Mrp/NBP35 family ATP-binding protein, which translates to MKAEVKDIIERVKNPNTQKTLTEESRIVEMVIEDDSFSLTYKRDGITPAQKRQVEDVIVNELSKYYSEEKITVKTVSTDSKDVLGAKPAPASAPKQDNAQIKAGHGPVGANKKRVPGVKNVIAVSSGKGGVGKSTVTTNMAFALKNQGMKVAILDADVYGPSIPMLMGKRDAKPQANADKRIIPVETNGVGFISFGLFIGEDDAVIWRGPMLGGVLNQFLFDVEWGELDYLLIDLPPGTGDMQLSMVQATEVDGALVVCTPQDVALLDARKGAQMFKKVNVPVLGMIENMSYFAPDDMPEKKYYIFGEGGVKKAATQFEAPFLGEIPMEIALRESCDNGNPYMSNGDYEGRPVWNAYMELASKLVNMNNGDEKKGFFSKIFKR; encoded by the coding sequence ATGAAAGCAGAAGTAAAAGATATTATTGAGAGGGTAAAGAACCCAAATACTCAAAAAACTCTAACAGAAGAGTCAAGAATTGTTGAAATGGTAATAGAAGATGACTCTTTTAGTCTGACATATAAAAGAGATGGAATCACACCTGCACAGAAAAGACAGGTTGAAGATGTCATTGTTAATGAGCTCAGCAAGTATTACAGCGAAGAAAAGATAACTGTGAAAACAGTATCAACAGACTCAAAAGACGTCTTAGGAGCGAAACCAGCGCCTGCTAGTGCTCCAAAACAAGATAATGCACAGATTAAAGCGGGACATGGTCCTGTAGGGGCAAATAAGAAACGTGTACCAGGTGTTAAAAATGTTATTGCCGTCTCATCTGGTAAAGGTGGTGTTGGTAAATCAACTGTAACAACGAATATGGCCTTCGCTCTTAAGAACCAAGGAATGAAAGTTGCGATCCTAGACGCCGATGTCTACGGTCCATCAATTCCAATGCTTATGGGAAAAAGAGATGCTAAGCCACAGGCAAATGCAGATAAGAGAATTATTCCAGTTGAGACTAACGGAGTTGGATTTATCTCATTTGGTCTTTTTATTGGGGAAGATGATGCCGTTATTTGGCGAGGTCCAATGCTTGGTGGAGTTCTAAATCAATTTCTTTTTGATGTTGAGTGGGGAGAGCTTGATTATCTTCTCATTGATCTGCCTCCTGGAACGGGTGATATGCAGCTTTCTATGGTTCAGGCAACTGAAGTTGATGGAGCTCTTGTTGTTTGTACTCCACAAGATGTGGCCCTTCTAGACGCTAGAAAAGGTGCTCAAATGTTTAAAAAAGTGAATGTTCCAGTTCTTGGGATGATCGAGAATATGAGTTACTTTGCACCAGATGATATGCCAGAGAAAAAGTATTATATTTTTGGTGAAGGTGGAGTGAAAAAGGCCGCTACACAATTTGAGGCACCATTTTTAGGTGAAATTCCAATGGAAATCGCGCTTCGTGAAAGTTGTGATAACGGGAACCCATATATGAGTAATGGCGACTATGAAGGTCGTCCGGTATGGAATGCCTATATGGAGTTAGCTTCAAAGCTTGTTAACATGAATAATGGTGATGAGAAGAAGGGATTCTTTTCTAAAATTTTTAAGAGATAA
- a CDS encoding lytic transglycosylase domain-containing protein: MRLIVLLFLYTLNSFATPHPNATNAFNIINSKVDSKNKSIAKSIYDLNRELRYSTPKNYTLSNLEKNIDKSSPFSSYLPLIKKIKLIKENNLSLQEIRIRCTQKVSKESLNPIFNKTIDLLSNYCWKKAIRRINKSLKDLENINSIDEVFLSKAIFHQSKKDHLKLIIRILSRAKKNDKKTYDLLSKIVVKNYIHLNQIPPKRLLDHLPLNQELTNFIQEKGSIGGPDKKYFIGAFNKMKKSARAARKNKDYSKVKTFSDHMISFHLENRRYLDTEYTWKTLIKLGYNTLYDEQPATAKHIFKHALHVSSKGDYSQTIFYILWSDILFKDYQSASKTIESLELLNDFTSFDEKLKFWIAYTFLKIDQQSISKHLFKLITKNSPLSFYSILSMKYISDLENYSSPHRLIKKYKDKIDLYSVSKDDFSNDLNLSLARLSTWLKLDLSSYAEKEIQTVLSSDKKHLLTNLGKYKHFSNKEIKRFLSIGLIQSFNNNGEYLQTFKLLHSSFNDNLLSVGSRSLKFLFPFEYVKEIKKVDNSIDPLVILSLIRQESAFNPGAKSHVGARGLMQLMPATARDFNSRVVASQLETPSTNLKIGITYFKKLVRMFDGNLILALASYNAGQNRVKRWIRGHFVDEDPLVMIESIPYEETRNYVKYIYRNLFFYNLLQDRNRLTLPLGESFKVAIKD, encoded by the coding sequence ATGCGACTTATCGTTCTTCTTTTTTTATATACTCTTAATAGCTTCGCCACCCCTCACCCCAATGCGACGAATGCTTTCAACATCATTAATTCTAAAGTTGATTCTAAAAATAAGAGTATCGCTAAAAGTATCTATGATCTTAATAGAGAGCTACGCTATTCGACCCCTAAGAACTACACACTTAGTAATCTCGAAAAGAATATTGATAAAAGCTCTCCATTTTCAAGTTATCTCCCACTCATTAAGAAGATAAAACTAATAAAAGAGAATAATCTTTCTCTTCAAGAGATAAGAATTAGATGTACGCAAAAAGTTTCAAAAGAATCGCTAAATCCTATTTTCAATAAGACTATTGATCTTCTATCAAATTATTGTTGGAAAAAAGCGATTCGACGAATCAACAAAAGCCTAAAAGATTTAGAAAATATCAACAGTATCGATGAGGTTTTTCTTTCTAAAGCGATTTTTCATCAAAGTAAAAAAGATCATCTCAAACTTATTATACGAATTCTCTCCCGTGCCAAAAAGAATGATAAAAAGACATATGATCTCTTATCAAAGATAGTTGTTAAGAATTATATTCACCTTAATCAAATTCCACCAAAGCGCTTACTCGACCACTTGCCCCTTAATCAAGAGTTGACTAATTTCATTCAAGAGAAAGGCTCCATTGGTGGACCTGATAAGAAATATTTCATTGGTGCTTTTAACAAAATGAAAAAAAGTGCTAGAGCTGCACGTAAGAATAAAGATTACTCTAAGGTTAAGACGTTCTCAGATCATATGATCAGTTTCCACTTAGAAAACAGACGTTACCTCGATACAGAATATACTTGGAAAACACTCATTAAGCTTGGGTACAATACTTTATATGATGAACAACCTGCAACTGCTAAGCATATCTTTAAACATGCTCTCCACGTCTCTAGCAAGGGTGACTACTCTCAGACTATTTTTTATATTCTTTGGAGTGACATTCTTTTCAAAGATTATCAATCCGCTTCCAAAACAATTGAGAGTCTCGAACTTCTCAATGACTTCACTTCTTTTGATGAGAAATTGAAATTTTGGATTGCTTATACTTTTTTAAAGATTGATCAGCAGTCGATCTCAAAGCATCTTTTCAAACTCATCACAAAAAACAGTCCTTTAAGTTTTTATTCGATATTGAGTATGAAATATATCTCAGATCTAGAAAATTATAGTTCACCTCATCGCCTTATTAAAAAGTATAAAGATAAAATCGATCTCTATTCTGTTTCAAAAGATGATTTTTCTAATGATCTTAATCTTTCTCTTGCTCGTTTGAGCACTTGGCTAAAGTTAGACCTTTCTTCTTATGCAGAAAAAGAAATACAAACAGTTCTCTCTTCAGATAAAAAACATCTCCTAACCAATCTTGGTAAATACAAGCATTTCTCAAACAAAGAGATTAAGCGCTTTTTAAGTATTGGGTTAATTCAATCTTTCAATAATAATGGTGAATACCTTCAAACTTTTAAACTGCTTCATAGTTCATTTAACGATAATCTACTTTCCGTTGGAAGCCGCTCTCTAAAGTTTCTCTTTCCATTTGAATATGTAAAAGAAATCAAAAAAGTTGATAATTCCATCGACCCACTTGTTATTCTTTCGTTAATCAGACAAGAGTCGGCATTCAATCCAGGAGCAAAGTCTCACGTTGGTGCTCGTGGTCTTATGCAGCTCATGCCTGCAACTGCTCGTGATTTCAACTCTCGCGTTGTTGCTTCTCAACTTGAAACTCCATCAACAAACCTAAAAATAGGTATTACTTATTTTAAAAAATTAGTTCGTATGTTTGACGGTAATTTAATTCTAGCGCTCGCTTCCTATAATGCTGGTCAAAATAGAGTAAAACGATGGATTCGTGGACATTTTGTGGATGAAGATCCGCTCGTTATGATTGAATCTATTCCCTATGAAGAAACAAGAAATTATGTGAAGTACATTTATAGAAATTTATTTTTTTATAATTTATTACAAGATAGAAACCGACTCACCCTGCCTTTGGGTGAGTCGTTTAAAGTCGCAATCAAAGATTAA
- a CDS encoding ribose-phosphate diphosphokinase, with translation MKRIVLVSGSSNPKLASQISEHLDVPLVDPQLVRFANGEIYCEIEKNVRGADVFIIQSTCTPVNDNLMELLIMIDALKRASASSITAVVPHYGYSRQDRKASPRTPISAKLVADLVTVAGASRVITMDLHAGQIQGFFNIPFDNIYASPVLIDYIRENVFDTNTIFVSPDAGGVDRVRHYAKKLKADIAMIDKRRTGKNVAKAMNIVGDVRGKNCIIIDDMIDTAGTLIEACKALKDHGAQKVVACATHPIFSGPAIERIVNSDALDKVIVTDTIPLCESAKDVDKIKVLSTAEILSKAIHRTFNNDSVSSLFV, from the coding sequence ATGAAACGAATAGTCTTAGTTTCTGGTTCATCTAATCCTAAGCTTGCTTCCCAAATCTCTGAACATTTAGACGTGCCCTTGGTAGACCCACAGTTGGTTAGATTTGCTAACGGCGAAATTTATTGTGAAATTGAAAAAAACGTCCGCGGAGCGGACGTTTTTATTATTCAGAGTACTTGTACACCAGTGAATGATAATTTGATGGAATTATTGATTATGATTGATGCTCTTAAGAGAGCTTCAGCATCCTCAATAACGGCTGTCGTCCCTCATTACGGATACTCTAGACAAGATCGTAAGGCATCTCCTAGAACTCCGATTTCGGCTAAACTCGTTGCTGATTTGGTAACAGTTGCAGGAGCTTCAAGAGTTATCACGATGGATCTCCACGCTGGCCAAATTCAGGGTTTTTTCAATATCCCATTTGATAATATTTATGCTTCTCCAGTGTTGATTGATTATATTAGAGAAAATGTTTTCGATACGAACACTATCTTCGTTTCTCCAGATGCTGGTGGTGTTGATCGCGTACGTCATTACGCCAAGAAATTAAAAGCAGATATTGCGATGATCGATAAGCGCCGAACGGGAAAAAATGTAGCTAAGGCCATGAATATCGTTGGTGATGTAAGAGGGAAAAATTGCATTATTATCGATGATATGATCGACACTGCAGGAACACTTATTGAGGCATGTAAGGCCTTGAAAGACCATGGAGCACAGAAGGTTGTAGCTTGTGCAACGCACCCAATTTTCTCTGGCCCGGCCATTGAAAGAATCGTCAATTCAGATGCTCTCGATAAAGTTATTGTTACAGATACAATTCCACTTTGTGAGAGTGCCAAAGATGTTGATAAGATAAAGGTCTTGTCTACAGCTGAAATATTGTCTAAAGCAATTCATAGAACATTTAATAACGACTCAGTTAGTTCTCTTTTTGTTTAG
- the ychF gene encoding redox-regulated ATPase YchF, whose product MALNCGIVGLPNVGKSTIFQALTSAPAEAANYPFCTIEPNVGIVNVGDERLQKLADLIGPEKVIPTIVEFVDIAGLVKGASKGEGLGNQFLGHIRQVNAIVQVVRCFDDGDVVHVNGTVNPIDDIETINMELALADLEVVERKQSNLPKLIKNQNKEISSKAKMLVPVLEKLVAHLEEGKAARILDLSEEDKELISDLNLITLKKTLYLCNVDEDSMNDDNDYVKQVREYASTEGSEVLKICGKLESEISALETEEDKLDFMEAAGIEISGLELLTHAAYKMLGLRTYFTAGVKEVRAWTFKAGAKAPEAAGVIHTDFERGFIKAETYHCEDLFNLGSESKVKEAGKLRMEGKEYEVKDGDVIHFRFNV is encoded by the coding sequence ATGGCCCTTAACTGTGGTATTGTAGGTCTTCCTAACGTTGGAAAGTCGACAATTTTTCAAGCATTAACTTCAGCTCCAGCTGAAGCAGCAAACTATCCATTTTGTACAATTGAACCAAACGTTGGGATTGTTAACGTTGGTGATGAAAGACTACAAAAACTTGCAGACTTAATTGGTCCTGAAAAAGTAATACCAACAATCGTTGAGTTTGTTGATATTGCAGGTCTTGTAAAAGGTGCCAGTAAAGGTGAAGGTCTTGGAAACCAATTCCTAGGTCATATTCGTCAGGTTAATGCGATCGTTCAGGTTGTAAGATGTTTTGATGATGGAGATGTTGTTCACGTAAACGGAACAGTAAACCCAATCGATGACATTGAAACAATTAATATGGAATTAGCTCTTGCAGACTTAGAAGTTGTTGAAAGAAAGCAGTCTAACCTTCCAAAGCTAATTAAAAATCAAAACAAAGAAATTTCTAGTAAAGCAAAAATGCTTGTTCCTGTTTTAGAAAAACTTGTGGCCCATCTTGAAGAAGGAAAAGCTGCAAGAATTCTAGATCTTAGTGAAGAAGACAAAGAGCTTATTAGCGATCTTAATTTAATTACTCTAAAGAAAACTCTTTATCTTTGTAATGTAGATGAAGACTCAATGAATGATGATAATGACTATGTTAAGCAAGTTAGAGAATATGCTTCAACTGAAGGTTCTGAAGTATTGAAGATTTGTGGAAAACTTGAGTCAGAAATTTCAGCACTTGAAACTGAAGAAGATAAACTAGACTTTATGGAAGCTGCTGGAATTGAAATCTCTGGACTTGAGCTGCTAACTCATGCTGCATATAAAATGCTTGGGCTAAGAACTTATTTTACTGCTGGAGTTAAAGAAGTTCGTGCATGGACATTCAAGGCCGGTGCGAAGGCCCCTGAAGCTGCAGGTGTCATTCACACAGACTTTGAAAGAGGATTTATTAAAGCAGAAACTTATCACTGCGAAGATCTTTTTAATCTTGGATCTGAATCTAAAGTTAAAGAAGCCGGTAAACTTCGTATGGAAGGTAAAGAATATGAAGTGAAAGACGGTGACGTTATCCACTTCAGATTCAATGTTTAA
- a CDS encoding electron transfer flavoprotein subunit alpha/FixB family protein yields the protein MAKVLVLAEISGDTVKSVTYEILGKLTGHDVDVAAVGEVPAAAVTELAKYGAANVHSIKGLDNYSPEGYTNALKEFIGSNYDFVFGGATSLGKDLLPRLAGAFEAGLASDVTNFVMDGDNFSGTRPMFSGKCLAKVEISGPKPHFVSIRPNALGMPEAPTAGAGATNEVTGNAGNIRAAIKEIIKGASEKLDLTEANIIVSGGRAMKSAENFKILEELADVLGATVGASRAAVDSGYAAPSMQVGQTGKTVAPTLYIACGISGAIQHLAGMRTSKVIVAINTDADAPIFTKADYGIVGDLFQIVPILKDELKKVLG from the coding sequence ATGGCTAAAGTATTAGTACTTGCTGAAATATCAGGTGATACAGTTAAGTCTGTAACTTATGAAATTCTAGGAAAACTTACAGGACACGATGTTGACGTTGCTGCTGTTGGTGAAGTTCCAGCTGCTGCTGTAACTGAACTTGCAAAATATGGTGCAGCTAATGTTCACTCAATTAAGGGTCTAGATAACTACTCACCAGAGGGTTATACAAATGCTCTTAAAGAATTCATCGGTTCAAACTATGACTTCGTTTTTGGTGGTGCAACTTCTCTTGGTAAAGATCTTCTTCCAAGATTAGCTGGTGCTTTCGAAGCTGGTCTAGCTTCAGATGTAACAAACTTTGTTATGGATGGAGATAATTTCTCAGGAACGAGACCAATGTTCTCTGGAAAGTGTCTTGCAAAAGTTGAAATCTCTGGACCTAAGCCACACTTTGTTTCAATTAGACCAAACGCTCTTGGTATGCCAGAGGCTCCAACAGCTGGTGCTGGTGCTACAAATGAAGTAACTGGTAATGCTGGAAATATCCGTGCCGCTATTAAAGAAATCATTAAAGGTGCTTCTGAAAAGCTAGACCTTACTGAAGCAAATATTATTGTTTCTGGTGGTCGTGCAATGAAGTCTGCTGAGAACTTCAAAATTCTTGAAGAGCTAGCTGACGTTCTTGGTGCAACAGTTGGTGCATCGAGAGCAGCTGTTGATTCTGGATATGCTGCTCCATCAATGCAAGTTGGACAAACAGGTAAAACTGTTGCTCCTACTCTTTACATTGCTTGTGGTATCTCTGGTGCTATTCAACACCTTGCTGGGATGAGAACATCAAAAGTTATCGTTGCTATCAACACTGACGCTGATGCTCCAATCTTCACTAAAGCTGACTATGGAATCGTTGGAGATCTTTTCCAAATTGTTCCAATTCTTAAAGATGAATTAAAGAAAGTTCTTGGTTAA
- a CDS encoding transglycosylase domain-containing protein — MGTSFLAFNIYVTKLIAEVDLTPFEKIRGKDNFKTAVSSFEAGSFVDREEFENYLLFSSDSRSMDILLDELKRERYLSEDKNSYLLEKDFEIEGLFRNDCEDLYCFQYYMSFANIPADMWKGLIGVEDNRFLTHKGIDLKSILRAIIIDIKEMKMVQGGSTITQQLVKNLYLTNEKKLSRKLKEIIISIYLEYKYEKEMILELYFNEIYWGSMYGLRMKGIYTASLFYFKKKPHTLNPYETAILVSMLKGPSYYNPVRHVNRLKQRANIVYEKLKEKSLTPIVKSFQWDDEQWSRWSESLKSETRAKILKSLWWTSTEKSDYDEYDRYILKHKAIKRLGEIKYENVAFKGVIKNLQTQKQYGFYSKYERDKEKALTSEPHQIGSTIKPIVYGIFQDFGKKWSDSVDTGPIELKLISGTWSPREASKKEIESATLKTALLMSLNRPLIRVANEIGFDKIEPFLAEYFENLQKPLAEYPAQLLGAIEIPISSYLDIYEKFIRKSCKTYKENSVIDVLSDPTITTIRRVVGKSLKDMRFFGKTGTTNQGYDNWYVSFDGVNLGLFWVGYEGKRDGDELKLYGSTTAFKVFNDFSRDKGKRFNELNCEIFND; from the coding sequence ATGGGTACTTCTTTTTTAGCATTTAATATCTATGTTACCAAGTTGATTGCTGAAGTTGATCTAACTCCCTTTGAGAAGATTAGGGGAAAAGATAATTTTAAAACAGCAGTCTCAAGCTTTGAAGCAGGTTCTTTCGTTGATAGAGAGGAGTTTGAAAATTATCTTCTTTTTTCATCTGACTCAAGATCGATGGACATCTTATTAGATGAGCTCAAAAGAGAGAGATATTTAAGTGAAGATAAAAATAGCTATTTATTGGAAAAAGACTTTGAAATAGAGGGACTGTTTAGAAACGATTGTGAGGACCTCTATTGCTTTCAATACTATATGTCCTTCGCAAATATTCCGGCGGATATGTGGAAGGGTTTAATTGGAGTTGAAGATAATCGATTTCTTACTCATAAGGGAATTGATCTAAAATCAATTTTAAGGGCCATCATCATAGATATTAAAGAGATGAAAATGGTTCAGGGTGGTTCGACAATTACTCAGCAGCTTGTGAAAAACCTCTATCTAACAAATGAGAAAAAGCTAAGCAGGAAATTGAAAGAAATTATAATCTCCATCTACTTAGAATATAAGTATGAAAAAGAGATGATTCTAGAGCTATATTTTAACGAAATTTACTGGGGAAGTATGTATGGTCTTCGTATGAAGGGAATCTATACGGCTTCATTATTCTATTTTAAAAAGAAACCTCATACCTTGAACCCATATGAAACGGCTATTCTCGTATCAATGCTTAAAGGACCTTCGTATTACAATCCTGTTAGACATGTAAATCGACTCAAGCAGAGAGCAAATATTGTGTATGAGAAGTTGAAGGAGAAATCACTTACACCAATTGTAAAATCATTTCAGTGGGACGATGAACAATGGTCGCGATGGTCAGAAAGTTTAAAATCAGAAACTAGAGCAAAAATTTTGAAATCACTATGGTGGACTAGTACTGAGAAGAGTGATTACGACGAATATGACCGCTATATTTTGAAGCACAAAGCGATCAAACGCCTAGGTGAAATAAAATATGAAAATGTGGCGTTTAAAGGAGTTATTAAAAACCTGCAAACCCAAAAACAATACGGGTTTTATAGTAAGTACGAAAGGGATAAGGAAAAGGCCTTAACAAGTGAGCCTCATCAAATTGGAAGTACAATCAAGCCAATCGTTTATGGTATCTTTCAAGACTTTGGGAAAAAATGGTCCGATAGCGTTGATACTGGTCCTATAGAATTGAAATTGATCTCCGGTACTTGGAGTCCACGCGAAGCGAGTAAAAAAGAGATAGAAAGTGCGACTTTGAAGACGGCACTGCTCATGTCTTTGAATCGACCGTTGATTCGGGTTGCAAACGAAATTGGCTTTGACAAAATTGAGCCATTCCTTGCTGAGTACTTTGAAAACCTACAAAAGCCACTGGCCGAATATCCAGCTCAGCTTTTAGGTGCCATTGAGATTCCAATTTCAAGCTATCTCGATATCTATGAGAAATTTATTAGAAAATCTTGCAAAACATACAAAGAGAATAGCGTTATCGATGTTCTCTCAGATCCAACGATTACGACAATTAGACGAGTTGTAGGGAAGAGTCTTAAAGACATGCGCTTTTTCGGCAAAACGGGAACGACAAATCAAGGGTATGATAATTGGTATGTGAGTTTTGATGGAGTGAATTTAGGTCTCTTTTGGGTTGGATATGAAGGCAAGAGAGATGGAGATGAGCTTAAGCTCTATGGAAGTACGACAGCATTTAAAGTTTTTAATGATTTTTCTCGAGATAAAGGAAAAAGGTTTAACGAGCTTAACTGTGAAATTTTTAATGATTAA